The following coding sequences lie in one Streptosporangiales bacterium genomic window:
- a CDS encoding DUF3048 domain-containing protein gives MRRAPIAVLAAVAVAAVSLAACDDDPAPRSSATATPSGSARQLSPFTGRPYEPAPVLAVKVDNVAPARPQTGIAKADIVYVEPVEAGLSRILAVYSSSLPRTVGPVRSARASDLELLRQFGRPAFAYSGARTSVRPDIGRAPLYDVSPANAGHAYVRSAPHRAPHNLYARPDSLLTEAPRAAEPRDIGFRFGAAPAGGTPVDARTVTYPAFRMRFGWSAEREAWLVGMDNAAYGAAYGPRPTPSTVVVQYVDAEPRGPKDKFGNRSPYVESVGKGRAVVLRDGRAFEARWQRPFPDGGTTYTTAEGEPMTFDPGQVWVVFAPRG, from the coding sequence ATGCGCCGCGCACCGATCGCCGTCCTCGCGGCCGTCGCCGTGGCGGCGGTGAGCCTCGCCGCCTGCGACGACGACCCGGCGCCGCGATCATCGGCCACGGCCACGCCGAGCGGCTCGGCACGCCAGCTCTCGCCGTTCACCGGACGCCCGTACGAGCCGGCGCCCGTCCTGGCGGTAAAGGTCGACAACGTCGCTCCCGCGAGACCGCAGACCGGGATCGCGAAGGCCGACATCGTCTACGTCGAGCCCGTCGAGGCGGGTCTCAGCCGGATCCTCGCCGTCTACTCCTCGTCGCTGCCGCGCACCGTCGGCCCGGTCAGGAGCGCGCGGGCGTCCGACCTGGAGCTGCTGCGGCAGTTCGGCCGCCCCGCGTTCGCGTACTCCGGTGCCCGCACCTCCGTGCGGCCCGACATCGGGCGCGCTCCGCTGTACGACGTCTCGCCCGCGAACGCCGGTCATGCGTACGTCAGGAGCGCGCCGCACCGCGCGCCGCACAACCTGTACGCCCGCCCCGACAGCCTGCTGACCGAGGCACCGAGGGCCGCCGAGCCGCGTGACATCGGCTTCCGGTTCGGCGCCGCCCCGGCCGGCGGCACGCCCGTCGACGCGCGCACCGTGACGTACCCGGCGTTCCGGATGCGCTTCGGGTGGTCGGCGGAGCGGGAAGCCTGGCTGGTCGGGATGGACAACGCCGCCTACGGCGCTGCCTACGGTCCCCGCCCGACGCCTTCCACCGTCGTGGTGCAGTACGTCGACGCCGAGCCGCGGGGACCCAAGGACAAGTTCGGCAACCGCTCGCCGTACGTCGAGTCGGTCGGCAAGGGGCGCGCCGTCGTCCTGCGCGACGGCAGGGCGTTCGAGGCGCGCTGGCAGCGACCCTTCCCGGACGGCGGCACGACGTACACGACGGCCGAGGGCGAGCCGATGACCTTCGACCCCGGACAGGTCTGGGTGGTGTTCGCCCCGCGCGGCTGA
- a CDS encoding PhzF family phenazine biosynthesis isomerase, with product MEYFVVDAFTDVPFTGNPAAVVLLDTADPSGAAPETSVLQRIAAETNLPATAFLAGGQPDASLRWFSAAAELELCGHGTLATAHVLHETGRADGPLTFRTRGGVLRAERLPAGDIGLTLPADATEPLPSAATVAAALGVTPVTVHRGRLDLLAELDDPAAVRAVTPDLAAVRALDTRGVIVTARGGNGSDFVSRFFAPSAGIDEDPVTGSAHCTLGPYWAARLGRTSLTGHQVSTRGGRVGVDVDGGQVRLRGRAVTVAHGELLLPGR from the coding sequence ATGGAGTACTTCGTCGTCGACGCGTTCACCGACGTACCGTTCACGGGCAACCCGGCCGCGGTGGTCCTCCTCGACACCGCGGACCCGTCCGGCGCCGCACCCGAGACCTCCGTGCTGCAGCGGATCGCCGCCGAGACGAACCTCCCGGCGACCGCGTTCCTCGCCGGTGGTCAGCCGGATGCCTCGCTGCGCTGGTTCTCCGCGGCGGCGGAGCTCGAGCTCTGCGGACACGGCACCCTGGCCACGGCGCACGTCCTGCACGAGACCGGCCGGGCCGACGGCCCGCTGACGTTCCGCACCCGCGGCGGCGTCCTGCGCGCCGAGCGCCTGCCGGCGGGCGACATCGGCCTCACGCTGCCCGCCGACGCGACGGAGCCGCTACCGTCGGCGGCAACCGTTGCCGCGGCACTCGGGGTCACACCCGTCACCGTCCACCGCGGCCGCCTCGACCTCCTCGCCGAGCTCGACGATCCCGCGGCGGTACGGGCGGTCACGCCGGACCTGGCCGCGGTGCGGGCGCTCGACACCAGGGGCGTCATCGTGACGGCGCGCGGCGGCAACGGCAGCGACTTCGTCTCGCGGTTCTTCGCTCCGTCCGCCGGCATCGACGAGGACCCGGTCACCGGTTCCGCCCACTGCACGCTCGGCCCGTACTGGGCGGCACGGCTCGGGCGAACGTCGCTCACCGGGCATCAGGTCTCCACGCGGGGCGGCCGCGTCGGCGTGGACGTCGACGGCGGGCAGGTGCGGCTGCGCGGCCGCGCGGTGACGGTCGCCCACGGCGAGCTGCTCCTGCCCGGGCGCTGA
- a CDS encoding ferritin-like domain-containing protein has protein sequence MPFDTEDYAQNSKPVKYDDLDFDAFEREPLSPETLRAVQYMCDVEYHTVCYLRDMLVTPSHRDPDVTTFMTMWNMEEFWHGAALAEVLKRHGIQADYGHIRFVRKRVGWKDKLDPIKHTLLANFAGQDYVAVHMAWGAVNEWSAIAAYNRLADIANHSVLATLLRRIAKQEARHVAFYATQARRKLSLGTKAQKLARFALDKFWGPVGSGLMPESEVRHVLRYVMQGEAGYAAARKIDESMSRLPGLAGLNIVERSLIARDVPVT, from the coding sequence ATGCCCTTCGACACCGAGGACTACGCGCAGAACTCGAAGCCGGTCAAGTACGACGACCTCGACTTCGACGCCTTCGAGCGTGAGCCGTTGTCCCCCGAGACCCTGCGGGCCGTGCAGTACATGTGCGACGTCGAGTACCACACCGTCTGCTACCTGCGCGACATGCTGGTCACCCCCTCCCACCGCGATCCCGACGTCACGACCTTCATGACCATGTGGAACATGGAGGAGTTCTGGCACGGCGCCGCGCTGGCGGAGGTGTTGAAGCGGCACGGTATCCAGGCCGACTACGGGCACATCAGGTTCGTGCGCAAGCGGGTCGGGTGGAAGGACAAGCTCGACCCGATCAAGCACACTCTGCTCGCCAACTTCGCCGGCCAGGACTACGTCGCCGTGCACATGGCGTGGGGCGCGGTCAACGAGTGGTCCGCGATCGCCGCGTACAACCGGCTCGCCGACATCGCCAACCACTCCGTGCTCGCCACGCTGCTGCGCCGCATCGCCAAGCAGGAGGCCAGGCACGTCGCCTTCTACGCCACCCAGGCCCGCAGGAAGCTGTCGCTGGGCACCAAGGCGCAGAAGCTCGCCAGGTTCGCGCTCGACAAGTTCTGGGGTCCCGTCGGATCCGGTCTGATGCCGGAGTCTGAGGTGCGTCACGTCCTGCGCTACGTCATGCAGGGCGAGGCCGGGTACGCGGCGGCCCGCAAGATCGACGAGAGCATGTCGAGGTTGCCGGGGCTCGCCGGTCTGAACATCGTCGAGCGGTCGCTCATCGCGCGCGACGTGCCCGTCACCTGA
- a CDS encoding LysR family transcriptional regulator, with the protein MDTSALQVFREIARLGSFTAAGRALGYTQSAVSRQVSGLERELDVTLFDRLARGTRLTAAGDCLLSHATVALDRLDAARLELGDLRSLRAGRLRVGAFPNANAALIPRAMAAFKDRHPDVSLALTEGSTSAHLAGLAAGEIDLAVVTTPWRDDDAPRVDLHPLAEDPLFVALPRAHRMAHRRTIRLADLAEETWIAGTTLVDDTLLGEGRRADFRPRIQLVAADWVAKLGLVAAGLGVTAVPWLAAHAGRTDVRFVALHRDDVSPRVVAAATPHGSTVPPPTAVFLEILVETAGEMRRRRP; encoded by the coding sequence ATGGACACCAGCGCGCTCCAGGTGTTCCGTGAGATCGCGCGTCTCGGCTCGTTCACGGCCGCGGGCCGCGCACTCGGCTACACGCAGTCGGCGGTGTCACGCCAGGTCTCCGGGCTCGAACGCGAGCTGGACGTCACCCTCTTCGACCGCCTTGCGCGCGGCACGAGGCTCACCGCGGCGGGTGACTGCCTGCTGTCCCACGCCACGGTCGCGCTCGACCGCCTCGACGCGGCGCGCCTCGAGCTGGGCGATCTGCGGTCGCTGCGGGCGGGACGGCTCCGCGTCGGCGCGTTCCCCAACGCGAACGCCGCGCTGATCCCCCGCGCGATGGCCGCCTTCAAGGACCGGCATCCGGACGTCTCGCTCGCGCTGACCGAGGGCAGTACGAGCGCCCACCTCGCCGGTCTGGCCGCGGGTGAGATCGACCTCGCGGTGGTCACCACGCCCTGGCGGGACGACGACGCGCCACGGGTCGACCTGCACCCGCTCGCCGAGGACCCGCTGTTCGTGGCCCTGCCCCGGGCGCACCGGATGGCGCACCGCAGGACGATCCGGCTCGCCGACCTCGCGGAGGAGACGTGGATCGCCGGGACCACCCTCGTCGACGACACGCTGCTCGGCGAGGGTCGGCGCGCCGACTTCCGTCCCAGGATCCAGCTCGTCGCGGCCGACTGGGTGGCGAAGCTCGGCCTGGTCGCCGCCGGACTCGGCGTCACGGCGGTGCCGTGGCTCGCGGCGCACGCGGGCCGCACCGACGTGCGCTTCGTCGCGCTGCACCGCGACGACGTGTCCCCGCGCGTGGTGGCGGCGGCAACCCCGCACGGCAGCACCGTGCCGCCGCCCACGGCGGTGTTCCTCGAGATCCTCGTCGAGACGGCCGGGGAGATGCGGCGGCGCAGGCCGTGA
- a CDS encoding amidase has protein sequence MSDATWLLRLDSVGDGPRLAVKDCIDVAGTPTTVGCRAIADAASPAAFDAPVVENARRQGARIVGKTNLVELCRHADGVNPWTGTPRNPLDPDRIPGGSSSGSAVAVARGQADVAYGTDTGGSVRVPAACCGIAGLKTTAGRVPTHGVFEFSRTLDTVGPLAPDVAGLVLGMRLMEPGFAAGPDPSRTVARLRFPGTEPAVDEAVDAALAAAGLDVADEMVPDWDRWIAAADDLMLAEGYPAHRHLLDRPDRLEERHVSGIERGRAITAARVVACRREGLAARTVLGELLATHGALALPTLRSIPPRLGERYATTYLTVPLNLAGLPAVSLPVPRPGGGFPASLQLVGAWYAEESLLALARRVESAVRP, from the coding sequence ATGTCCGACGCGACGTGGCTGCTGCGGCTCGACTCTGTGGGCGACGGACCGCGGCTCGCGGTCAAGGACTGCATCGACGTCGCGGGCACGCCGACGACCGTCGGCTGCCGGGCGATCGCCGACGCCGCGTCGCCCGCGGCGTTCGACGCGCCCGTGGTCGAGAACGCGCGCCGGCAGGGGGCACGGATCGTCGGCAAGACCAACCTGGTCGAGCTGTGTCGGCACGCCGACGGCGTCAACCCGTGGACCGGCACCCCGCGCAACCCGCTCGACCCCGACCGCATCCCCGGCGGCTCGTCGAGCGGCTCCGCGGTCGCGGTGGCACGGGGGCAGGCCGACGTCGCGTACGGGACGGACACCGGCGGCTCGGTCCGGGTGCCGGCGGCCTGCTGCGGCATCGCGGGCCTGAAGACGACGGCGGGTAGGGTCCCGACGCACGGCGTCTTCGAGTTCTCCCGCACCCTCGACACGGTCGGCCCGCTGGCGCCGGACGTGGCGGGACTCGTGCTCGGCATGCGGCTGATGGAGCCGGGCTTCGCCGCCGGCCCCGACCCGTCGCGCACGGTGGCGCGGCTGCGCTTCCCCGGTACGGAGCCCGCGGTCGACGAGGCCGTCGACGCCGCGCTCGCCGCGGCCGGACTCGACGTGGCGGACGAGATGGTGCCGGACTGGGACCGGTGGATCGCCGCGGCCGACGACCTGATGCTGGCCGAGGGATACCCGGCGCACCGGCACCTGCTCGACCGTCCCGACCGGCTGGAGGAGCGACACGTCAGCGGCATCGAGCGGGGCCGCGCGATCACCGCCGCACGTGTCGTCGCCTGCCGGCGGGAGGGACTGGCCGCCCGGACGGTGCTCGGCGAGCTGCTCGCCACCCACGGCGCGCTCGCCCTGCCCACGCTGCGGTCGATCCCGCCGCGCCTCGGGGAGCGGTACGCCACGACGTACCTGACCGTCCCGCTCAACCTCGCCGGCCTGCCCGCGGTGTCGCTGCCGGTGCCCAGGCCGGGCGGCGGGTTCCCGGCGTCGCTGCAGCTGGTGGGTGCCTGGTACGCCGAGGAGTCGCTCCTCGCCCTGGCCCGACGCGTCGAGTCCGCCGTCCGCCCCTGA
- a CDS encoding ATP-binding cassette domain-containing protein: protein MAVNLVSLESVRKAYGDRALLDDVSLGVAAGQRIGVVGPNGAGKTTLISVLAGVVPPDTGRVTHNRGLTVGMLPQTDLVPEGTVRDTVVGDARDHEWASDPRIRAVLDGLGLGTVGLDAPLARLSGGERRRVGLASVLVHDADVVVLDEPTNHLDVEAVAWLAEHLRSRRSALVVVTHDRWFLDAVCDTTWEVAGGQVHRYEGGYAAYVLARAERDRREAVAEERRRNLVRKELAWLRRGPPARTTKPKFRIEAATALIADEPAPRDTVELTRFASSRLGKTVYELHDVTLRVGAEPDQTLVTDRLTWHVGPGDRIGLIGVNGAGKTSLLRLLTGALPPTAGKVVVGRTVRPGYLSQGVEELDPSRRVLEAVEQVRRVVQLGKRELTASQVCEALGFGGDRQWTPVKELSGGERRRLQIVRLMMGEPNVLLLDEPTNDLDIDTLTAVEDLLDSWPGTLLVVSHDRYFLERVTDHVMALMGDGSLAMLPGGVDEYLDRRRQTREARARGGTARPTGTAAAVAPSDAQQTRQARKELARVERQIERLGTRETQLHEELVEHATDHTRLAELDRTLREVRTEREQAEERWLDLAEHAD from the coding sequence GTGGCCGTCAACCTCGTCAGTCTCGAATCCGTGCGCAAGGCGTACGGCGACCGCGCGCTGCTCGACGACGTGTCGCTCGGCGTCGCGGCGGGACAGCGGATCGGGGTCGTCGGCCCGAACGGCGCCGGCAAGACCACGCTGATCTCGGTGCTCGCGGGCGTGGTCCCGCCCGACACCGGCCGCGTCACGCACAACCGCGGGCTCACCGTCGGCATGCTGCCGCAGACCGACCTGGTGCCCGAAGGCACCGTCCGTGACACGGTCGTCGGCGACGCCAGGGACCACGAGTGGGCGTCCGACCCGCGGATCCGCGCAGTGCTCGACGGCCTCGGCCTCGGCACGGTCGGGCTCGACGCGCCGCTCGCGCGGCTGTCCGGCGGCGAGCGCAGGCGCGTCGGCCTGGCGTCGGTGCTCGTCCACGACGCCGACGTCGTCGTGCTCGACGAGCCCACCAACCACCTCGACGTCGAGGCCGTCGCGTGGCTCGCCGAGCACCTGCGGTCGCGTCGCTCGGCGCTCGTCGTCGTCACCCACGACCGGTGGTTCCTCGACGCCGTCTGCGACACGACCTGGGAGGTCGCCGGCGGGCAGGTGCACAGGTACGAGGGCGGGTACGCGGCGTACGTCCTCGCCAGGGCCGAACGCGACCGGCGGGAGGCGGTGGCGGAGGAGCGCCGGCGCAACCTCGTCCGCAAGGAGCTCGCCTGGCTGCGTCGCGGACCGCCGGCCCGTACGACCAAGCCGAAGTTCAGGATCGAGGCGGCGACGGCGCTCATCGCCGACGAGCCGGCGCCTCGCGACACGGTCGAGCTGACGCGGTTCGCGTCCTCGCGGCTGGGCAAGACGGTGTACGAGCTGCACGACGTGACGCTGCGGGTCGGTGCCGAGCCCGACCAGACGCTCGTCACCGACCGCCTCACCTGGCACGTCGGGCCCGGCGACCGCATCGGCCTGATCGGCGTCAACGGGGCCGGCAAGACGTCGCTGCTCCGGCTGCTCACGGGGGCGCTTCCGCCGACGGCGGGGAAGGTGGTCGTCGGGCGCACCGTGCGCCCCGGCTACCTGTCGCAGGGCGTGGAGGAGCTCGACCCGAGCCGGCGGGTACTCGAGGCCGTCGAGCAGGTGCGCAGGGTCGTCCAGCTGGGCAAACGCGAGCTCACGGCCAGCCAGGTGTGCGAGGCGCTGGGGTTCGGCGGCGACCGGCAGTGGACGCCGGTGAAGGAGCTGTCCGGCGGCGAGCGGCGGCGGCTGCAGATCGTCCGGCTGATGATGGGCGAGCCCAACGTGCTGCTGCTCGACGAGCCGACCAACGACCTCGACATCGACACGCTCACCGCGGTCGAGGACCTCCTCGACAGTTGGCCGGGCACCCTCCTCGTCGTGAGCCACGACAGGTACTTCCTCGAACGCGTCACCGACCACGTCATGGCGCTGATGGGCGACGGGTCGCTCGCGATGCTCCCCGGGGGCGTGGACGAGTACCTCGACCGGCGCCGGCAGACCCGCGAGGCCCGGGCGCGGGGCGGCACCGCTCGCCCGACGGGGACGGCCGCGGCCGTGGCGCCGAGCGACGCTCAGCAGACCAGGCAGGCGCGCAAGGAGCTGGCCCGGGTGGAGCGGCAGATCGAGCGGCTCGGCACGCGCGAGACGCAGCTGCACGAGGAGCTCGTCGAGCACGCCACCGACCACACCCGGCTGGCCGAGCTCGACCGCACGCTGCGCGAGGTGCGCACCGAGCGGGAACAGGCGGAGGAGCGCTGGCTCGACCTCGCCGAGCACGCCGACTGA